Sequence from the Streptomyces spinoverrucosus genome:
CTGGGGGATCCACACCCTGCGTGCCACGGAGAACTTCCCCATCACCGGCACGCCGATCTCCGCCTACCCGCACCTCATCGACGCCCTCGCCGCCGTCAAGGAGGCCGCCGCCCTCGCCAACGAGGAACTCGGCCTGCTCTCCTCGGACAAGGCGGCCGCCATCGTCGCCGCCTGCCGGGAGATCCGGGACGGCAAGCTGCACGACCAGTTCGTCGTGGACGTCATCCAGGGCGGCGCCGGCACCTCGACCAACATGAACGCCAACGAGGTCGTCGCCAACCGGGCGCTGGAGCTGCTCGGTCAGGCCAAGGGCGAGTACGGGTATCTGCACCCCAACGAGGACGTCAACCTCGGCCAGTCAACCAATGACGTCTACCCGACCGCCGTCAAGATATCGACGGTCTTCGCGGTACGTGGACTGCTCAAGGCGATGGCTGTACTGCAGGACGCCTTCGCCCGCAAGGCCGTCGAGTTCCGCGATGTGCTCAAGATGGGCCGTACACAGTTGCAGGACGCGGTACCGATGACGCTCGGTCAGGAGTTCTCCGCGTATGCCGTCATGATGGACGAGGACCGCAGCCGTCTTGCCGAGGCCGTCGAGCTGATCCATGAGATCAACCTGGGCGCCACGGCGATCGGCACCGGACTGAACGCCCCCGCCGGATACGCCGAAGCCGCCCGCCGACACCTCGCCGCCATCACCGGCCTGCCGCTGGTGACCGCCGCCAACCTGGTCGAGGCCACCCAGGACTGCGGCGCGTTCGTCCAGATGTCCGGCGTGCTCAAGCGGATCGCCGTCAAGCTCTCCAAGAGCTGCAACGACCTGCGCCTGCTGTCCTCCGGGCCGCGCGCGGGCCTCGGCGAGATCAACCTGCCGCCGGTGCAGGCCGGTTCGTCCATCATGCCGGGCAAGGTCAACCCGGTGATCCCCGAGGTCGTCAACCAGGTCGCCTTCGAGGTGATCGGCAACGACGTCACCATCACCATGGCCGCCGAGGCCGGACAGCTCCAGCTCAACGCCTTCGAGCCGATCATCCTGCACTCCCTGTCCGAGAGCATCACCCACCTGCAGAGCGCCTGCCTCACCCTCGCCGAGCGCTGCGTCGCAGGCATCACCGCCAACACCGAGGCGCTGCGCGCGAGCGTGGAGAACTCCATCGGCCTGGTCACCGCACTCAACCCGCACATCGGCTACATGGCGGCCACCGACATCGCCAAGGAAGCCCTGGTCACCGGCCGGGGCGTCGCCGAACTCGTGCTGGAGAAGGGCCTGTTGCCGGCCGACCGGCTCGCCGCGCTGCTGAGGCCGGAGGTCCTCGCGGGCAGCGGCTCGCCCGCCGTCTGACCTGCGGATGCGCGCCGGGACCGGAGCGGAGGCACACTGGTGATCATGACGTCGTCGCTGAGCTACCAACCGGTCCTGGAGCGCATCGCCGAGGAGATCGAGCACACTCCGGGGCGCGGCCGCCCCGCCGACTACATCCCGGCGCTGGCCGCCCGCGACCCACGCAGCTTCGGCATGGCCGTCGCGGAACTGGACGGCACGGTGTACGGCGTGGGGGAATGGCGGGAGCCGTTCTCCGCGCAGTCCGTCACCAAGGTCTACACCCTCGCCCTCGACCTGGCCCGCGAGGGCGACGAGCTCTGGGAGCACGTCGGCCGCGAGCCCTCCGGCAACCCCTTCAACTCCCTGGTGCAGCTGGAGTACGAGAACGGCATTCCACGCAATCCGTTCATCAACGCCGGCGCGCTGGTCGTCACCGACCGCCTCCAGACCCGTACCGGCGACGCGGCGGGCACACTGCTTCAGTTCCTGCGCGAGGAGAGCGGCAACCTCGAACTGGACTTCGACCCCGAGGTTGCCGCCTCCGAGGCCGGGCACGGCGACCGCAACGCCGCGCTGGCCCACTTCATGGCCTCCTACGGCAACATCGACAACGCGGTGCCCCTGCTGCTCGACCAGTACTTCCGGCAGTGCTCGATCCGTGCCTCCTGCGCCGACCTCGCCCTGGCCACCGCCTTCCTGGCCCGGCACGGGGTCCGCGCCGACGGTTCCCGGCTGCTGAGCCGCAGCCAGGCCAAGCAGGTCAACGCGGTGATGCTGACCTGCGGCACGTACGACGCGGCCGGCGACTTCGCCTACCGGGTGGGCCTGCCCGGCAAGAGCGGAGTGGGTGGAGGAATCGTCGCCGTGGTGCCGGGCCGCTGCACGTTGTGCGTGTGGAGCCCGGGGCTCGACGAACGCGGCAACTCGGTGGCGGGGGTCGCTGCCCTGGACCGATTCACGACGCTCACCGGACTGTCGGTGTTCTGATCACACGGAGGTCATGCGCAGGCTAACCGCCGGAGGGCAACGCGTCGCTTTCCGGCCACCCGGCGTTGACACCCTGACCGAGTGTTGGCCATGGCTTCCTCCGTCGATCTCCGCCGCTGCCAGATGCTCGGTCTGGCCGGTACCGCCTTTCTCGCGTTGGGTGGTGAGACGGCCGGAGCCCTCCCGGTCCGCGAGCTGCTGTCGCCGTCCTCGGCCGGCGCCTCCCTCGGACTCGTCGGCGTCTACTTCGGCGTCGTCCTGCTGATAGCGGCCTGGGCGCTGCTCGGCCGGCTGCTCCGCGGCCCCGAACCACCCACACCCCGCTCCCTCCTGCTGGTCCTCGCCGTCTGGGCGGCCCCGCTGCTGCTCGCCCCGCCGCTGTTCAGCCGGGACGTCTACAGCTACCTCGCCCAGGGCGCCATGGTCGACGCGCACATCGACGTCTACACGCACGGCCCCTCCCGGCTCGGCGGCCCGCTCGCCGATGAGGTGTCCCCCGTGTGGCAGCACACGGCCGCCCCCTACGGCCCGGTGTTCCTCGCCGCCGCCTCCGCGCTGTCCGGCCTGACCCGGGGCGAACTCCCCGCCGGCCTCATGGGCATGCGCCTCATGGCGCTGCTGGGCGTCGCCCTGATGGCGGCCGCACTGCCCCGCCTCGCCCGGCACAGCGGCGCCGACCCGGCCGCCGCGCTGTGGCTGGGCGCCCTCAACCCCCTGGTGCTGCTGCACCTGGTGGCCGGCGCGCACAACGACGCCATGATGCTCGGCCTGCTCGGTGTCGGCCTGGTCGCGGCGCTGGGCCGCCGGCCCGTCCTGGGCGCCGTCCTCGTCACCCTCGCCGCACTGGTCAAGGCGCCCGCCGTGCTCGGTCTCGCCGCCATCGTCGTCCTCCAGATGCGCGCGGGCCGAAGCGCGGTGCGGGCGGTGCTGACGACCGCCGCCGCCTCGGCCGCCACCACGGTCGCCGCGACGGCCGTCGCCGGGACCGGATACGGGTGGATAGCCGCCCTCAACACGCCCGTCTCACCACAGAACTGGGCGCTCACCAGCCTCCTCGGCCGCGCCACCGGCGCCCTGCTGGAGCGGCTCGGCAGCGACCTCGCACCGCTCGCCGTCCCGGTCTGGCACATGATCGGCCTGGTGATCACCGCCGTCGCGCTGCTCGTCATATGGGTGCGGCTGCGCCCGCGCCCGGTGTACGCCCTCGGCCTGAGCCTCGCGGCGGTGGCAGCCTTCGGCCCGGCCATCCGGCCCTGGTACGCGCTGTGGGGACTGTTCCTGATCGCCGCCGCCGCGCCCAACACCTCGGTACGGCACCGGGTCGCCGCGGTCACCTGTGTGCTCGCCCTCGGTGTTCTGCCCAGCGGCGGCCCGGCCGACCTCGGGCAACTGGTGCTGGCCGTTTCCGGCGGCGTACTCGCCGTGGTCGTGCTGTGGCAGGCCCACCAGGCCGCGCACTCCCCGGTCCTGGGGCGTACGGCATGAGGACACCCCGCACCGACCGCGGGCGGCTGCTGCTCGTGCTGGTCCTCGCCGCCGCCGTCACCGTCTTCACCGCGACCGTGCCGCTCCTGCGCGACTGGTTCGACCTGCGCGTCTACCACGGCACCATCCACAGCTGGATCCACGACGGCGGCCGTATCTACGACTACCGGGTGCCGGGCACGATGTACGGCTTCACGTACCCGCCGTTCGCCGCCGTCGCCATGATGCCGATGGCCCTGGTCGGCATGCGGGCCGCGATCGTGATCGCGCTGCTGCTCAACCTGGCGGCCCTGACCGTGTCGCTGCGCGTGCTGACCGGCAGCGCCTGGCGCCGCCACGGCTGGTACGGCTGCGCACTGGCCGCCTGCGCACTCGCGTTGTACGAACCGCTGCGCGACACCTTCAGCTTCGGGCAGGTCAACGTCCTGCTGCTGGCGCTCGTCCTGGTCGACGCCTGGCTGCTCGCCACCGGGCGGGGCCGCTGGGCCGGCATCGGCATCGGCCTCGCGGCGGCCATCAAGCTCACGCCCGCCCTCTTCATCGGCCTTCTGCTGCTCGCCCGGCGCTGGCGGGCCGCCACCGTCGCGACGGGCGTGGCCGCCGGGGCGACCGGGCTCGCGGCCCTGGTGACACCGGAGGGGTCGCGCTTCTACTGGACGCACGCCATGTGGGACACCACCCGCGTGGGCCGGCTGGACTACGTCTCCAACCAGTCCCTGCAAGGCATCCTGGCCCGGCTGGACATCGACAGCCGCGCCGTCTGGGCGGCCACCGTGCTGCTGGTGCTGGGCGTGTGGGCGTGGCGCGCCCGCAGGGCCGTCGCGGCCGGCGACTGGTACGCCGCGTTCGCCCTCACCGGACTGACGGCCTGTCTGGTCAGCCCGATCACCTGGGTGCACCACCTCGTCTGGCTGCTGCCCGCCTTCGTGGTGCTGATCCGGGCCGGTCAGCCGCGGATCGCGGCCGTGCTGTACGCGGTGCTCTGCACCAGCGTGGTGTGGCTGTGGTTCGACGACGCGTCCGGCGTCGACGGGTTCCTCGGCAGCAACACGTACGCCTGGATCACCCTCGGACTGCTGCTGGCGTTGCCGGTCGGTCAGTCCTCGATGTGGAAGACCTTCAGCCGCAGGACCAGCACGACGGCCGCCGCGCCCAGACAGGCGGCGACCGCGATCGCCGCCGTCTCCGGCCAGCCGAGCTCGGGCCCCGGCGTGACCGCCGCGGCCACCGGCACGGGCACCGTCTCGGCACCCGGGCGGGGCCTGCTGCGCAGGGCTTCCAGCGAACCCACCGGGTCGACCCGGCCCGCCGCGCCGAAGCCCCAGTCGAGCAACGACCGGGCCTCCTCGTAGACGTCGAAGGGCCCGTCCGACTGGGGGTTCATCACCGACACGACCAGGGTGCGCCCGTCGCGTCGGGCGGCGGCGATGAGGGTGTGCCCGGCTTCGCTGGTGTAGCCGTTCTTGATGCCGATCAGGCCCGGGTAGCGGACCACGCCGTCGTCGCCGGTCAGCAGCCGGTTGGTGTTGCGGATGTCGTACGGCCAGCCGTCGCCCCCGGGGAACTTGGCCTCCTGGGTGGCGCAGTACCGGGCGAAGTCGGCGTTGCGCAGCCCCTCCCGGCCGAAGACGGCCAGGTCGTACGCCGACGACACCTGGCCCCGCGCGTCGTATCCGTCGGGTGACATCACCCGCGTGTCGCGGGCGCCGATGGCCCGGGCCTTGGCCTCCATCTGCCGGGCCGTGACGCGCCAGCCGCCGTTGAGCCGGGCCAGCACGCGCACGGCGTCGTTTCCCGAGCTGAGGAAGACCCCGCGCCACAGGTCCTCGACACGGTACGAGTGCCCCTCGCTGACGCCGACCAGACTGCTGCCCTCACCGACCTCGGACAACTCGCCGTACGTGACCCGGTGCCGGATGCCGCCGGGCAGCACGGGCAGCACGGTGAGGGCGAACAGGGCCTTGAGGGTGCTGGCGGGCGGCAGTTTGCGGTGCGCGTCGTGCGCGGCGAGCACCTCGCCGGTGCGGGCGTCGGCCACCACCCACGACCGGGCGGAGACGTCGGGGACCCCCGGCGCGCCGGGGCGCGGGCGCACCTGCGTGCCGGAGCGGTACAGCACGGCCGGCACGGGTGCCGTTCCGCGTGGTCCGCCCGGCGTTCCGGGGTCGGCCCCGGTCGGGGCGGCCGTCGCGACGGGCGCGAACGCGAGGGCGCCGACCATGCAGAGGCCACAGGTCGACACAGCCACCCGGGAAGAGAATCCGATCGTCATAGGATCAACCTAGGAATGGGCTCGCCTCGCGCCACGCGTCAGGGCCGAACGGACCCCGCGAGCACCCGGATGCCGCACGTGGACCCGGCGTGTCGCGTTTTCACGGCCCGGGATGCGTGGGGCTGCCTAGTCGGCCGGCAGCGTCGGCTGGATCCGACGCAGGAACGTGGCATTGTCGGGGGTCTGTCGCATCCGCTCCAGCAGCGTCTCCAGACCGGCCTCGCCGTCCCGGGTCCGCAGCGCCCGCCGCAGTCCGCGTACGGCGGTCAACTCGGCCGAGGACAGGAGCAGTTCCTCGCGGCGGGTGCCCGAGCCGGTGATGTCGACGGCCGGGAAGACACGGCGGGAGGCGAGTTCCCGGCTGAGCCGGAGCTCCATGTTGCCGGTGCTCTTGAGCTCCTCGAAGAAGAAGTCGTCCGCCCGGGAGCCGGTCTCGACCAGGGCGGTGGCCAGGATGGTCAGCGAACCGCCCTCCTCGGCCGACCGCGCCGCTCCGAAGAACCGCTTCGGCCCGAGCAGCGCTGCCGCGTCCACGCCGCCGGAGAGAGTGCGGCCGCCGGAGGCCGCCGCGTTGTTGTGCGCCCGGCACAGCCGGGTGAGCGAGTCGAGCAGGATCACGACGTCCTCACCGGCCTCGACGAGCCGCTTGGCCCGCTCGATCACCAGTTCGGCGAGCGCGATGTGCTGCTTGGGCGTGCGGTCGAAGGTCGAGGCGTACACCTCGCCCCGCACCGAGCGCCGCATGTCGGTGACCTCCTCGGGGCGCTCGTCGAGCAGCACGACCATCAGCCGGCACTCGGGGTGGTTGTCGGCGACGGCGGCCGCGAGCTGCTGGAGCAGCACGGTCTTGCCGGTCTTGGGCGGGGCCACGATCAGCCCGCGCTGTCCCTTGCCCACAGGGGAGACCAGGTCGGTGACGCGTCCGGTGAGGCCCGCCGACGGGTGTTCGAGGTGGAGCCGCTCGGTGGGGTGGAGGGGCGTGAGGTCCTGGAAGTGGCGGCGGCCCCGGGGCTGCCCGGGCGTGTGGCCGTTGACGCTTTCGACCTCGGTGAGGGCGCGCTGGGCGCCGCGTACGGCTTCGACGAGGTCGCCCTTGCGCAGCCCGTACCTGCGGATCAGGGCGGCCGGGAGCTGCGGATCGGTGGGCGAGGGCAGGCAGTCGGGGCCGCGCAGGTGTCCCTTGCCGCCCGCGTCGATGTCGAGGACACCGGTGACGACCTGGGTGGCCGGGGACGGCTGCCGAAGGGGCGGGTGTTCGAGTGTGATGGTCATGGTGGCGGTCCTTTCACGGACGCGGAGGCCTGCGGGAGGAAGGGAGCAGGGGGGAAGAGCCGCGCACGAGGCGTACGAACGTGCCTCCGGGCGGTGAGAACAGCACCTCGATGACGACCTGGAGGGCCCTGGACGAGGCGGTGCTGGGAAGCCGCTGCACCGGCCGACAGAAACCGGCGGGTGCCTCACGGGCTGAGGAAGGAACTGGCACTGGCGCCACAACGGGGCGTACACAAGTGCTGCCCGCACCCTACCACGTGACGTGCCTCTGCTGCTGTGACATGCGCCTCGATGCCTCGCGGGCAGCCGGCGTGCCGAAGTGGTTGGATGGCGCGGATCAACGTGGGTCGTGGAGGGCGTGCCGGGGATGGGGCAGGGGCGGTCGCTGGGGCGGCGGTTCGGATGGCTGTGGGGCGCCTACGCGGTCAGCACGCTGGGCACCTGGCTCGCCTTCGACGCGTTTCCCCTGATCGCCGTTCTGGTGCTGCATGCCGGGCCGGGCGAGGTGTCGGCGCTGGCCGCGGCCGGGCTGGTGGTGGGGGCCGTGGTGGCGGTGCCGCTCGGGCCGTGGATGGAGTTCCGCCGCAAGCGGCCGGTGATGGTCGCGATGGACGTGGTCCGGTTCGCGGCGCTGATGACCGTACCCGTGGCGTTCGTCCTCGGTGAGCTGAGCCTGGCCCAGCTGCTGGTGGTGTCGGTGGTCGTCGCGGCGGCGGACATCACCTTCACGGCGGCGAGCGGGGCCTGCCTGAAGGCGCTGGTGCCGCCCGGGGATCTGATCGTCGCCAACGGGCGTTTCGAGGCCACGATGTGGACCGCCTCCGTGGTCGGTCCGCCGCTCGGCGGGTTCGCCGTCGGGGTGTTCGGCCCGGTCGTGACCGTGGCGGCCAACGCGGTCAGTTTCCTGCTCTCGGCGGTGGGGATCCGCGCGATGGGCGGCGGGGAGCCGCGCCCGGCGGCGAAGGGTGAGGCATCGTCCCGGCTCCGGGCCGCCGACCTGCTCGACGGCTGGCGGTACATCCTCACCGACCCGGTGCTGCGCCCCCTGTTCTGCAACGCCGTCCTGGTCAACGGCCTGATCATGGCGGCCTCGCCACCGCTCGCCGTCCTGATGCTCGGTCCCCTCGGGTTCCCGCCCTGGCAGTACGCCCTCGCCTTCGCGGTGCCCTGCCTCGGCGGGCTGGTCGGCTCCCGGCTGGCCCCACGGCTCGTCGCACGGTTCGGGCAGCGCAGGATCCTGCTCACGGTGGGGACACTGCGCCCGTGCTGGCCGGTCGGGCTGGCCTTCGTCCACCCCGGCGTGACCGGGCTGCTGCTCGTGTGGGTGGTCGAGTTCGGGCTGATCACCTGCATGGGCGTGTACAACCCGGTGCTCGCCACCCGCCGGCTGGAGCGGACCCCGGCGGACCGGGTCGCGCGCACCCTGTCCGCCTGGTCCGTCTCGGTGAAGCTCACCATCGCGGCCCTCACCGCCCTGTGGGGCCTGCTGGCCGCCCTCACCAGCCCCCGCACCGCGATCGCCCTCGCCGGGCTACTGATCCTCGCCACACCACTCCTGCTGTCCAGGCGGGACTAAGCTGAAGCCGATGTTCAGCCCCCAAGGTCCCAGCCTGCGTGAACTGCTCGTCCAGGCGTTGTCGTCGGTCGAGCGCGGCTACGACCTGCTCGCCCCGAAGTTCGACCACACCCCCTTCCGTACGCCGGAATCGGTGCTCGACGCCGTCGCCTCGGCGCTGCGGGGGATCGGGCCGTTCGAGGACGGGCTCGACGTCTGTTGCGGTACCGGCGCGGGCGTCGGTGTGCTGCGGCAGGTGTGCGAGGGGAGCGTCACGGGGGTCGACTTCAGTGCGGGCATGCTCGCGGTCGCGCGGGAGCGTGTCCCGTCCGGCCCGCCTCGGGTGTCGTGGGTGCGTGCGGACGCCCGGGCCCTGCCGTTCCGCCCCGCGTTCGACCTCGCGGTGAGCTTCGGCGCGTTCGGGCACTTCCTGCCGCGGGAGGTGCCGGGGCTGTTCGCGCAGGTGCACTCCGTGCTGCGGCCGGGCGGCTGCTTCGTGTTCCCGGTCGTGGCCCCGCCCCGGGCGGGCTCCCTGACGTACTGCATGCTGCTGGGCTTCGATCTGGTGATGCGGGTGCGCAACGCCGTATGGCGGCCGCCGTTCGTCATGTACTACCGGGCCGTGCGGTTCGAGGACCTGCTGCGGGAGCTGGAGGGCGCCGGGTTCGAGGTGGATCTGCACGCGCTGCCCGAGTTCGGCCGGCGGCGGGACGGGAGCCCGCGGGTGCGGATGGTCGTGGCCCGACGCCTTCCCGTGGATCACCCGACAGCCGCCGGGAGCGTGAACTCGTAGACCAGTGTGTCCCGTTGGGCGTCCACGACGAGGTCAGTGACCTCCAGTGGCCGCTCGTACTGGTCGTGCACCAGGCGTGTCACCCGGACCGAGGGAGTGTCGGGGAGGCGGGTGATCGCGTCGCGGTGGTGCAGGGTCAGCCCCGCCCTGCGCATCCAGTCGTAGGCTCGGCGCAGTTGGGCCGAGGCGGTGCCGTCGGCGCGGTCGCGGTAGCGGGCCAGCTCCTCGACCTCGGACAGGGCCACCGCCGAGAAGGAGGTGACGGCCCGGCGCAGGCCGCGGCCGTCGGCGGAGGCGGACTCGTAGCGGTGCATCAGCGTCGGCCGGTGCGGGGCCAGCCCGAGAGCCGCCGCGTGCTCGGGCGGGGGCGTCTCCCAGGTGACGGTGGCCCGGTCGACGGCGCGCGGGTCGGCGGCGCGCCGGGCACCGACCGGGAAGGCCGACGAGGTCACGTGCTCGACCGGCGGGCCGGGCAGCGTGGCGTGGCTGCCGCGCCGGTCGGTGGCGACCAGGCCGTCCCGGCGCAGCACCTCCAGCGCCTGCCGTACGGTCTCCCTGCTGACCCCGAAGTGCTCGGCCAACTGCCGTTCGCCCGGCAGCCGTTCGCCGGGCGGGATCGTGCCGTCGCGGAGTTCGCCGAGCAGCTCCGTCGCGACCCGCCAGTACAGGGGCCGTTCGTCGGGGTGCGGGCGGTCGTGCGGGGTGGTGCGGGCCATGCCGCGCCCTCCTGTTGGTGACGTGCCGTAGCCGTGCGGGCTCATTGCGCCACCAGATCTAGCATTGGTCTAAACCACCAGGGAAGACCGGTCCGGCGGTTCGGCCGAAACCGACTGTGCGGGAAGCCGCCGCAGGAGGGCGCACAGAGTCCTCAGAGAGCGCCGTACAGGGCGTTCACCAGCGCCATCTTCCGTGGGTCGTCGGCGATGTGCGGTCCCATGCGGTTCATCACATAGCCGAGCGACACGCCCGCCTCCGGGTCGGCGAGCCCGCAGGATCCGCCGAATCCGTCGTGCCCGACGGCACGGGGATTGGGCCCGTACGAGCCGTTCGGCCCGCTGAGCCACAGCCCGAGGCCGACCTCCGTCTCCCCGTCGAACCCGGCGCCCAGCACCAGGTCCCGGCAGCTGCCCTGCCCCTCGCGCACTCGCTCGGCCGCCTCCGGGGAGAGGAGGCGACGGCCCTCGTACGTTCCCCGGCCCGCGACGATCCCGTACAGGGCCGCCACCGCCCGCGCGGTGCCGTGGCCGTTGGCCGCGGGTATCTCGGCGGCCCGCCACTCGGGCGTGTTGGCCTCGGTCGCACCCACCGCCGGGTTGGTCAGCGCGGCGAGCGCGGCCGGCGCCAACTGGCTGAAGACCGCCGCCTGTTCGCTGCTCGACGCGACCCGCCGATGCGTCAGCTCCGCCGCCCGCCCGGCGTCCTGCTCCGGCAGCCCGATGCCGAAGTCGATGCCGAGCGGCCCGGTCACCTCACGCTTCAGGAACGCGCCGGGCAGCAGCCCCGAGA
This genomic interval carries:
- a CDS encoding glycosyltransferase family 87 protein produces the protein MRTPRTDRGRLLLVLVLAAAVTVFTATVPLLRDWFDLRVYHGTIHSWIHDGGRIYDYRVPGTMYGFTYPPFAAVAMMPMALVGMRAAIVIALLLNLAALTVSLRVLTGSAWRRHGWYGCALAACALALYEPLRDTFSFGQVNVLLLALVLVDAWLLATGRGRWAGIGIGLAAAIKLTPALFIGLLLLARRWRAATVATGVAAGATGLAALVTPEGSRFYWTHAMWDTTRVGRLDYVSNQSLQGILARLDIDSRAVWAATVLLVLGVWAWRARRAVAAGDWYAAFALTGLTACLVSPITWVHHLVWLLPAFVVLIRAGQPRIAAVLYAVLCTSVVWLWFDDASGVDGFLGSNTYAWITLGLLLALPVGQSSMWKTFSRRTSTTAAAPRQAATAIAAVSGQPSSGPGVTAAATGTGTVSAPGRGLLRRASSEPTGSTRPAAPKPQSSNDRASS
- a CDS encoding class I SAM-dependent methyltransferase, with the protein product MFSPQGPSLRELLVQALSSVERGYDLLAPKFDHTPFRTPESVLDAVASALRGIGPFEDGLDVCCGTGAGVGVLRQVCEGSVTGVDFSAGMLAVARERVPSGPPRVSWVRADARALPFRPAFDLAVSFGAFGHFLPREVPGLFAQVHSVLRPGGCFVFPVVAPPRAGSLTYCMLLGFDLVMRVRNAVWRPPFVMYYRAVRFEDLLRELEGAGFEVDLHALPEFGRRRDGSPRVRMVVARRLPVDHPTAAGSVNS
- a CDS encoding MFS transporter; translation: MGQGRSLGRRFGWLWGAYAVSTLGTWLAFDAFPLIAVLVLHAGPGEVSALAAAGLVVGAVVAVPLGPWMEFRRKRPVMVAMDVVRFAALMTVPVAFVLGELSLAQLLVVSVVVAAADITFTAASGACLKALVPPGDLIVANGRFEATMWTASVVGPPLGGFAVGVFGPVVTVAANAVSFLLSAVGIRAMGGGEPRPAAKGEASSRLRAADLLDGWRYILTDPVLRPLFCNAVLVNGLIMAASPPLAVLMLGPLGFPPWQYALAFAVPCLGGLVGSRLAPRLVARFGQRRILLTVGTLRPCWPVGLAFVHPGVTGLLLVWVVEFGLITCMGVYNPVLATRRLERTPADRVARTLSAWSVSVKLTIAALTALWGLLAALTSPRTAIALAGLLILATPLLLSRRD
- a CDS encoding GntR family transcriptional regulator, with protein sequence MARTTPHDRPHPDERPLYWRVATELLGELRDGTIPPGERLPGERQLAEHFGVSRETVRQALEVLRRDGLVATDRRGSHATLPGPPVEHVTSSAFPVGARRAADPRAVDRATVTWETPPPEHAAALGLAPHRPTLMHRYESASADGRGLRRAVTSFSAVALSEVEELARYRDRADGTASAQLRRAYDWMRRAGLTLHHRDAITRLPDTPSVRVTRLVHDQYERPLEVTDLVVDAQRDTLVYEFTLPAAVG
- a CDS encoding serine hydrolase domain-containing protein, which gives rise to MSEREPQIHGHCDARFAAVRSAFEENFRERQELGAAVTVMVDGMSVVDLWGGWADPARTRPWERDTLVNVWSTSKGPVALCAHILADRGLLDLDAPVATYWPEFAAAGKEKVLVRHLLSHRAGLSGPREPHSFADLCDWEVTTRRLAAMEPWWEPGTRSGYHALTYGHLVGEVVRRVSGLLPGAFLKREVTGPLGIDFGIGLPEQDAGRAAELTHRRVASSSEQAAVFSQLAPAALAALTNPAVGATEANTPEWRAAEIPAANGHGTARAVAALYGIVAGRGTYEGRRLLSPEAAERVREGQGSCRDLVLGAGFDGETEVGLGLWLSGPNGSYGPNPRAVGHDGFGGSCGLADPEAGVSLGYVMNRMGPHIADDPRKMALVNALYGAL
- the mptB gene encoding polyprenol phosphomannose-dependent alpha 1,6 mannosyltransferase MptB; its protein translation is MASSVDLRRCQMLGLAGTAFLALGGETAGALPVRELLSPSSAGASLGLVGVYFGVVLLIAAWALLGRLLRGPEPPTPRSLLLVLAVWAAPLLLAPPLFSRDVYSYLAQGAMVDAHIDVYTHGPSRLGGPLADEVSPVWQHTAAPYGPVFLAAASALSGLTRGELPAGLMGMRLMALLGVALMAAALPRLARHSGADPAAALWLGALNPLVLLHLVAGAHNDAMMLGLLGVGLVAALGRRPVLGAVLVTLAALVKAPAVLGLAAIVVLQMRAGRSAVRAVLTTAAASAATTVAATAVAGTGYGWIAALNTPVSPQNWALTSLLGRATGALLERLGSDLAPLAVPVWHMIGLVITAVALLVIWVRLRPRPVYALGLSLAAVAAFGPAIRPWYALWGLFLIAAAAPNTSVRHRVAAVTCVLALGVLPSGGPADLGQLVLAVSGGVLAVVVLWQAHQAAHSPVLGRTA
- a CDS encoding glutaminase, with the protein product MTSSLSYQPVLERIAEEIEHTPGRGRPADYIPALAARDPRSFGMAVAELDGTVYGVGEWREPFSAQSVTKVYTLALDLAREGDELWEHVGREPSGNPFNSLVQLEYENGIPRNPFINAGALVVTDRLQTRTGDAAGTLLQFLREESGNLELDFDPEVAASEAGHGDRNAALAHFMASYGNIDNAVPLLLDQYFRQCSIRASCADLALATAFLARHGVRADGSRLLSRSQAKQVNAVMLTCGTYDAAGDFAYRVGLPGKSGVGGGIVAVVPGRCTLCVWSPGLDERGNSVAGVAALDRFTTLTGLSVF
- the rho gene encoding transcription termination factor Rho, coding for MTITLEHPPLRQPSPATQVVTGVLDIDAGGKGHLRGPDCLPSPTDPQLPAALIRRYGLRKGDLVEAVRGAQRALTEVESVNGHTPGQPRGRRHFQDLTPLHPTERLHLEHPSAGLTGRVTDLVSPVGKGQRGLIVAPPKTGKTVLLQQLAAAVADNHPECRLMVVLLDERPEEVTDMRRSVRGEVYASTFDRTPKQHIALAELVIERAKRLVEAGEDVVILLDSLTRLCRAHNNAAASGGRTLSGGVDAAALLGPKRFFGAARSAEEGGSLTILATALVETGSRADDFFFEELKSTGNMELRLSRELASRRVFPAVDITGSGTRREELLLSSAELTAVRGLRRALRTRDGEAGLETLLERMRQTPDNATFLRRIQPTLPAD
- the aspA gene encoding aspartate ammonia-lyase, with product MTAATRREHDLLGDRDVPADAYWGIHTLRATENFPITGTPISAYPHLIDALAAVKEAAALANEELGLLSSDKAAAIVAACREIRDGKLHDQFVVDVIQGGAGTSTNMNANEVVANRALELLGQAKGEYGYLHPNEDVNLGQSTNDVYPTAVKISTVFAVRGLLKAMAVLQDAFARKAVEFRDVLKMGRTQLQDAVPMTLGQEFSAYAVMMDEDRSRLAEAVELIHEINLGATAIGTGLNAPAGYAEAARRHLAAITGLPLVTAANLVEATQDCGAFVQMSGVLKRIAVKLSKSCNDLRLLSSGPRAGLGEINLPPVQAGSSIMPGKVNPVIPEVVNQVAFEVIGNDVTITMAAEAGQLQLNAFEPIILHSLSESITHLQSACLTLAERCVAGITANTEALRASVENSIGLVTALNPHIGYMAATDIAKEALVTGRGVAELVLEKGLLPADRLAALLRPEVLAGSGSPAV